GTTTAATTGTACAACTATAAAAGCcagcaatttattttacaaCAGTCTTGCACAATAATGggatttctaaagaaaacaaaaaaaaaattcacattttgcAAATTTGGcctttttcttcattccctTTCCTTCATTGCCTTTCTCCCCTCAAAGATAAAGACTGGGGCTGTTTAAACCTTAAAAATAGTTAGGGAAATACTAAAGAAAGCAAGACAAGGtcagtttttttaaatgaaaaaacagctCCCAGAAAATATCTGATGTCAATAACTTTAAAAACTGCAGACttgttgttttggatttttttattcacaGTACAGGTTACATATCTGCTACAGCACTACCAGCTGCACTACCAATGCATCACTGCAACAAGAATAAGCAGGCAAAATACCCCGAGATCCTGGACCATATTTAGTGGTCTTACTAGTTAATAATAATGTCTTCATCACTCTGCCCCCACTCCTTCAAAATGAACATTGCTATTTTCTCTGGACAATAAACCTGTATCTGGTTCATgccatgtaatttttttctttgctctaacttttaaaaacattactaGTCTTGGTAAATTTGTGAAAACATACAGTTTTTAGAGGGGTTTTGTTAATAGCACTCAGACTACAGAGTGgttttttggaggaaaacatGCATCAGTGTTGCTTGTCAGTTCACCTCTAAAGAGATACCCATGGttattaaaatagtttctttctCTTGTGGCTTATTTTTACATTATACATAGGTCAGTCTGAACAAATCCACTTCCCTTTGGAATATTCTCTCTCTCCAAGGAAGATAGACCTTTAAGAGGTTTGAGGGACTCTAGACTCTTTAGTCTCCTATTTCTCAGGTTTTCAtaattttgtaaagaaaatttagaaaattaaacttCTTACACTTTTTGCCCAcaatcaaaataatttgctttatatgcacataaaatatatatttaaaaatattatgacAGCTGAcgaaaatgaaatatattttaacctGAAACTTAAAtactctgtttctttttaacaagGTCTgtaaaaaccaataaaaatgtAGCTTTAATGTCTACTTCTGTAAACACCCAATAAACATATGACGATACTTTTTCAGCTTGTACAAATTCTGATGCTGCTTGATCAATGGGCTCTGGCCTGAGGCTAAACATTGCTGAGTATGTTTATAGTTAGAAAGGAAATTACCTGAATGCTCATGTATTCATTTCATAAAGCACAGTGTTACCTTCTATATCATGGGTTGTTTGGGCTGTTAATAATatgtgggtttggtttttttaataatacaagTTGCGGTTTCAAATATAAACGTGTAAACTTACCTTCATGAAACAGCAGTAGTCTCTCCACTAAACTGCTTGGGGCAGCTAAATCAACAGGCCTctcaaaatctgaatttttggCATTTATGTCTGCCCCAAATTCAAGGAGTAAGTTTACAATCTCTGTACTAGAATGCTGGGCAGCAGCGTGGAGTGGAGTTTGcaaatgctttcctttctgcacaTTGGCACCTGGTGGGTAGATGCACATAAAGAGATGTAAGAAGAGATTAATTAAATTTGCCATTGAGTAAGAAAGACGAGgctacaaaacaaacaaaaaccaccactGGCCTGGAATGCCACAGTGCATTTAGCCACTTTCTTAATTTCATTGCATAGAACTATAGTTAATCACATCAGTGTTTTgtatgtttttggttttttttttttttaatcctagGTTTTTTTACCTAAATACAACCAGATAAAAATGTATCAGGTACCAACCAGGTAACATGAGCATCATTGTTGCCTAATcattaaaaagcactttttgtacacatttaagaaaattttcaCTACATAAAAAACATACTTTCCTTATTtaggtcttaaaaaaaaaaaatcactagaCTGAAGTTTTGTACACATATTTTTGTGAGTACATCAACTCAAGAAGAAATCTTGGATGCTTTATAATTTTTCGAATGTCAGAACTAGCAAGGGGTTTGAAATAAACTCCCATCCCATCCAACCTTTTTTTATTAAcctataaattaattttaattttaattaaggtGAGATACACAGTCAAGAAAGCtaacaggaaacaaaaaccccaaaccattaATTCTCCCATTCCATGGGTTCTAATTGTTACACTTTTACATTAATAGGGAATTGTTAAcgtattttaaatttaaatggaCTAAATTAATTTGTAACAATTCATTcatattcaagaaaaataaatccatatgAGAGTTAAACTAAACTAGCTAGTATGGAAGAATTTCCCTTACAGGCAAGCTGTTGGTTCACCTAAAACCTAGCCTTCTTCAGACTTCTTACTGACCTTTTGTGGGACCAAAACACAGGTGATACAGTTGCCTTCTGTATCAACTTTACTCCCTGAATCAACaccttttgcattttaaatgctcatttgagtaaaataatttaataatgtCACAAATCTAGAAATTAGATCTGAAATCTGAATAATTCACTGTTCTTAATATTAACAATCTGAGCATGCTTCTGCAGTACCATTGTCTTGCTTATTTCATTGTCTATCTGCTTTTCAACTTCTAATACATTCTCACAAACtgataaaatatgaaaaaatttaGATTTACATAAGTAGTTACTTATATTCTCAATTTACATAGCCATTTCTACTTCAGGGCAGCAACCAATGTATGCctttctgttactgttttttCTGTATGGTAGCATTTGAATCCCAAAATATGCTAATTATACTTTTGCTGTTCTTAAACACAAAAAATCACGACATAGGATAATTAATCATCCAAGGAGATGGACTCAATGAGAAACACTTTAACTGCTTGTTTAAGTTCTAAATATAACATGCAATCAAGTAGAAAAACTATTCTGGTGCAATGATAGCAAGGCTGAATTATTCATATATAGATTTTAACTCCTTGTTCTGCAGGATGCAGAAGCCTGTATGTAGATGcctgaaacacagcaaattGTCTTTGAGCTATCCCAGTTGTGTCCCTGGACTTGTGCTGAAACAGAGCAAGCCTTCAATATCTCTTACCCattgattaaataaataatctgaaatTTAGGATCAGATGCCTTTTACCTCACCTCTTCCCTCTGCAACTCAGCCTCTATGTCTCATGAAAAGATCAATCAGAACttgctgaaaaatgaaagcaattgGGACTACATTGCTAAAATAGTTCAATTGAAATCTCAATGATTATTATGTAAAATTTCTCAAAACTAGTTTTTTACCCCtgtttttcctacagaaaattAGTATCAATAAAGCTGCAGTATGTGCTGAAAATTTTGAACACACATTCTTACTAgtcttgcttccttttttcctcatatgCTTACTAAAGCACCAAAAAATAAGATATACTAAGTTATTATAAGAAAACATGAATCAGCATAAAGTTTGAAGTAGAGCCCTGCAAGCAAGGGTTCCAGTTCAGTTGACTGAGCACAGCTGACTTCAAAGGTGAGTAcaatatgtttattttacagaccagccatatatttatttaaatcatgACATACCTGCATAAAGAAGTTTTCGAATACAATGGATCTGCTGTGAAACACAAGCTACATACAGAGGTGTTCCTAAATGAGGAAGATCTTGGTCAACATCTATACCCCAGGATAGCAGTACCTCCAGACATTCACTGTGACCTGTCAGTACAAAGCATGACAGTTTGCTCGACTTCAGTATGCTGTCTCATGGGCAAAACCACACACATTGCTTAACCCTGTTACTGAGACATTGCTCAACTGCTCCACGTTTATTCAGGAAGTAGTTTCTTACCTCTGCTGGCTGCTTCATGTGTTGGTGATGGCAGACAGGACTCCCACTGAGCTTTGGCACCATACTGTAACAGGAGCTCAGCACATGCTGCACTGCCCCTCGAACAGGCATTAAATAAAGGTGTCACTCCATCAATTGTTGTAGCATTTACCTAGGATATATAAAATCTATTTATGAACAGAATTGAAAGAAAGGTAGATTTCTAAACAGGAAATAGTTAGAAATtgcataaaatacaaaaagaaaagtgctaGGTCAAATAACAACTGGCCAGTCCCTGTGCTACTGTCTTCCTCTTACCATGCTGCTCAGCTGAAATTAGTTTACTGTTTTTCTAGTTAAACTATGTTGGATAAATACACCTGGAATACTAAAGAGCATATATTGATGTCTGGgcagtaaataattttcaaaagccATTGCACTGAGCTTGTTTCACTGATACAGAAAATCTACACTTCACATAGTAAGGGGATAAAGGGATCTTCTCTCCACAGCTCTGGCAAGAATGCAAACTCCATATTAAATGTGAGCAttatttgccattttctttgATAGTTTTAGTCTCCAGGTTGAAGTGATATTTCACAGGATGGAGACAAAGCTAATAGCATAAGCCTACTGTTCTAATACCAACCTCATCACCGCACTCTTCAACTGAGTATTTCCAGTGTGAGAGAGTAAGGAGACAAAGTAGGCAACTTTGTGAGGGTTAATAATACTAAAGAAAGGAGCACAGGTATGAGGAGAGGGCTCCTTCCAGGACTCTGGCCTATCTTCTTTCATGCACCCCCCAAACCTaccaaaacaattaaaaatactaaaaataaatcaggtgggaaaatgaaattttttcctgtagttttgTATCCTTAGAATCCTTGTGCTACCTAAAGTAGGGAGAAATTGGTTTTGGAAACATCTATGtatcttctctctttctctgtagTAACACAGACATTTTCTACATGCTTCTCAAACCTGAATTTTAAgaacaataaatatttccattacaAAGATCAGAGATCTGGGAAGCTATGGACTTGAATTCTGATGTCAACAGACATTGCAGTGAAAGTGATCCATAATGTCCCATTTTTGTTTTGGGATAAAAGGTAAGACAGTCTATGTCAGGAGTACAGAAAAGAGACAGTGCTTTAGTGCTTTTTTTATACTTAGACCAAAGAATTTTAAGAGCACACAGGTACAGTGTGACAGCAGACATTTTGAAGATTAAAAGAACAGTCTCCTGAAAGCCACTCAAAGCCAGAGGAACCCAGTCAAGTGGAGGAATGGGTTTCATATTTTAGAAGAGAAATATCATAATGAATACTGCTAACAGATTCACCCTGACTCATTACTGTCTCTGTGACTGCCCATCACTTTCATTTGCCAGCATTCAGATGGCAGCTGTAATTACATGAGATGAACACAGCCAATTGGGTAAGTAGAGACCAATTACACTAAAATGAAGGAATATATCCTTCAGTTAAGCCAAGGTTAGCATTGGACttcatgtaaaagaaaacaaaaccaaagcctTACATTTGCTCCTGCTTCAAGGAGGATTCTTGCACATCCTACATGATCTCCCAGGCAGGCTTCGTGAAGTGGAGTTACTTGGTCAATTGTTAGTGTGTCTACATTGTACCCCTAGAATAGATGTGAATGGCATTTAAAGATCATACAAAACCTATTAAAAGTCGTTTCCTCACACTACTGTTCAAATTAATACTTTACAGTGCTCTAAATAGGCTTAAAACTCAACTTGCAATAAGTAAATCCTCAGTGAGCATAGAAAGAATCTTTCATGAATCAGTGCATAACAGAATAAAAGTTctcagctcttctttttttttcttttttaatcagaaatagGCATAAAATATAAAGGGTATAAAGAAGATGGGAACAGATTCTTTAGATGCACAGTGACAGGGCAAAAGGCAACAGACCCAAGTCAGAACATGGCTAATTCCAAGCAgctatatggaaaaaaatttaactgGGGGACAGTGAAACCCTGAAACAGATGAGGGAGAGGATGGTGCATCTCCACTCTTGGTGATGTTTAAAACCCCATGATGACCTGAGTCTAAATTCTCCTGTTATTTTATCATCCTCTAACTTAAGGTCTGAAATATCCAAAGCTATGAATTTTAGCAAAGAAACCACTTATTGGATTGATAAAATCACCAAGCCCTTGAAATTTTTTCCAGTAGATGTAGTTTGATTCTTAAGAATGAACAATTTTATTTACTGGCTCTCATCAATTGTATTCTGTAGTATAATTTTTCAATATTGAAATAGCTAATGGATCAATACTGCAATATTAAAATTTAGCATTTACAGTATCTCCCTTTGctattaacaatttttttttttttaaatgacaactATGCAGAACCCAGAATCTTTCAGTGATTCTTCCTGTTAACTAGTATCTTCCTGACTAGCTTTATTTACCCAAAGGCTTAAAGCACTGAAACTATATTGATCTATACCTTGCAAGACCGGAAGACTGACATAAATTTAGACACAACTTCACAACTTTGAttgttgggttgtttgttttttttttttttgggggggggaggaacatacagagaaaatattttaaatactagCTTATATATTATAATATGAAAAATTCCTAAATATGTATTGCTCTGAAAAATTCaagtgaaaaaagcaaaacaaagcataCTAAATCTGTGTTAATAATCTATGCtgagaaattaaacaaaaatgaaagcaattgtAAGAACAGAGCCTTCACCTGTGACAATAAAGTCTTTAGAGAAAGAAGACGTCCTTGACTGGCCGCCTCATGCAGAGGTGAGCGATCTGCCCAAGAACCTATATAATAACAACAGTTATTGAATAAACCATATGAATTAGAAAGGCTTTAGAAtgcacagagcaaagcagaaaatatgatGCACAGAATGAAGTCAATTGTcctatgaaattaatttttcctctttagagACTGTATTTCAAATGATCAGtttctaaataataaaaaagtgcTCTATAATGAACTGTAAACATCTCTAATAAATGATTATGTGTTCCACAGAACAAAATACTAAGATATTTATATCAGTAATCTGATTTAATAAATTCATTAATTACCATATTCCACTTCTATTTTTgcattgcttatttttaatacaagtaATTAAACGTCGTAGTTGGAATATAGGCATTATTTGAACTTAAACCAGATGCAAAGCTGACTGAAGAAGTCACAAAGAAGCTGGTGTATATGAAAATCAGTGTGGAAATCTTTATGTATGGTGAGATTAATTTGAAGCTACTACATAAGTGCAAGGAGAGAAATACAGTGAGaatcacagtaaaaaaattactatagTAGAAATAAGATATAAAGTTTAAGTTTTCATTCCATAAACTATTaggcttaaaaataattagctaTGTTTACTGTAAAGGtttggtgtttattttcatttacttatCACCcccaaaagagaaaagtgaaagaaagtaGTAACCCAACAACAACCCTGCCTTCACAcacatcccccccccccccataacTTGCAACCCAGCTTCCAGAGACATCCTGAAGCTCTTGCTGAAGGACCTGCCCTTTCCACTAGAAGACTGGACACTGACAGGTCCCTTCTAGCCAGCcaaggctgcaggcagagctgataTTGATTTATTGGatgaattttgaaaatccaGTTTTGAGAGGCTGTGCAAGGAAGAAACAACTTCAAAATGTATTATGAATTATCAGTATTTATTCCTCTAAGAACAAAATCACTGGAACTGTAAAATACTAATACAATCATTTGTGTGAGTTATATCAAGCTGCCCAAATTCCTGAAGAAACGTAGAGAGAATTAGCCTGGAATGATGAGTTGCTAACATTGGCAGATGACTCTTCCATGAGTGCAGGTTTGACTTTGTTATGGACAGGCACTGCCTACAGAGCCAGCCACTGCATTTACTGACAACGCGATGAATCTGAAATGAGAAGGCTGTTGCTCAATCACTGGCAATCATCAGCCTAAGCACTAAGATAACTGCACCCCAGAAATAGACCCTGTTTCTGCTCCCTATTGGACTCCTTCTGGCCAGaactttctgtttcagaaagtaCACTTTTGTTTACTATAAACAGCCCCCTCATATCACATCAAGAATGATGAAAAGATTAAGGCTACTCAACCTGAAAAGAAATCAGGGCATAGTTAAAAACATATGAAATAGTGCACAATAGGAAAATGTAGATAAAACCTCCATTTTCCTACTGGTGTTACTGAACGAGACTAACACTTACACAGACATATGACTGCATCTTGGAGAACACAGTGCACTTTGTGACTCAGCATTACTGAATATTACTGAGATCAAAAACttggcaaaacaaaagcagagatgaTTAGTTTAATTATCATAAGACTACATAAAGCTGAtcacagaagtttaaaaatatgagaGAAAGGCTTTATAAGCCTGATGTTAAAAAAGCAGTGAGATTTTTATTATGTCAGGGTATCCTGTATGTGTGGAGCTCCTCGTACTCTTTCATCTGTGGCAGTAGATGTGCTATTGGGAAGACCCAGCTTCCAATACTCTGTCAGAATTATTTGCACTAAGCTCTGATCATCTGTGTGTGCCTGTACACATACATTATTCCCTGTACTTTTTACTTCAGGTTTATTTAATGTAATGTTTTGAAATTCTTATTGATagtcagaataaaaaaaaaaaaaaagcaaaaaaaacccaaatcaaaccaaacaaaaaaaccccaaacaaaccaaaacaatacCACCACCAGCAAcaaccaaaaacaacaaaaaaacccaaacaaaacaacaacaaaaccaaaaaacaataacaaaaaaacctaaaaccaaaccaacccaaaaaaaccccacgaaGCCCACACCCACaaccaaaaccaccccacacACAAACGGATTGGGATTTTAAGGgttattttacattaaaaaaaccaacttgaGCTCAGAAACCTTCAAGTGACCCAATTTTGACAAATCATCAGTATTTGTCATCCCAATAAGCTCAGATAGATTTATTCTACTGTAATTTGGGTGTGTGTAATCATTATTTTACTTCTTCTGCAGTAGTATCTGAATGAGCACTCAAGTTGTTCTAATTCAAATTAACAAGATCCATTAAGTTCTCCTTCTAGCTGCTGCAAAAAATTCCTCaaatttaaatctgtatttagaGGTTGCTTTTGGTATTTTGTCACCCTGTCTCTATAGATGAGAACATCTCTCTCTTGACAGTTTATCCTActcaatgtaaagaaaaaaaaagacacttaaCTGATAATATggaaaaacatataaaattgTAAGAGTTATGAAGCTTTTATGCCCATTAAATACACTTACACTTCAGACATTTTTGTAGCCAtgtataaacaaaataaagatgCAGGTAGGATCTGAAAGCAACAATTTTTCACCTTTATTTCCTTCACCTCCTTCCATCTTGGATTGATCAGAAGAATGTCTATTAATTACTCCAGTGGCATTTGATACTCAAATGATGCCAGATCCTTTTGTAAGCTCTGGTTTGCACCTAGACGCACCTTATATCCCTATCTTCAGGCAGAGACATTCAGCAGCCAGCTGTTCCTGGTAAAtctattaaatgcaaaatacctGCATCATCTCTACTACTGACAAAtctaaaagcaaaatgttgCAGAACTATTTTGTGCTGACCaagtttggaaaaagaaaattcacattCCAACTGATTTCTTGATATACATAGTAATTCATTGTTAAATACCACAGGGACAAGAATATGCTCAACATAAATATGTATCATAAATACACATCAAAGATGTTCTTAAATTCTTTGCCTAGATTACTGCCTTCCGCTAATCTACAAATTACAATGTCTCTCACTTAGAAGAcattaacaaaaatataaacaaggACACTTTTTCACTCATTGTGTCTGTAGCAGCAGTATTAGCAAACACGGTCTATTCCAAAATTGATAATGCATTAATTCCCTACTGATGCTGAATGATGCTGAATACAAAGTATTTCTAACTATATATAGAAGCCACATGAGTTCCAAGTTCTCTGATGTACAGTTTACCAGAAGGGCAAACTATTACAAAGCATCATTGCTTTGTAAGCATTATCAAGAAAGAATCAATAGATTCACTGCATTAACAggtgaagttaaaaaaaaaattatgaattattATACAGTACCTAAATCTCCATCTCCCCATGGCACTTCCAGCCAACTGCAATTATAAATCCTACTCATTTCTTTcaatctggaaaataaaaaaaaattaaataataataaaaaacctcTGCTCTTGCTAGTTGGACCTGTTCTTAATACACTTCAGCTGTGTTTGGAAGGAGATCAGCAGCTCCCTGTAATACGAACTCTCAGCCTTCAGTAACACAGCTTTGAATATATGAGTGTGTAAAAGTTGTCAGTTTCTTATGGTAAAGGACTGCTGCCCTTTTTGTcagtttttcacatttctttctttaacatAACAGCTTCTCAAAGGGCCAGCATCTGTGCACTGGCTTTCCAAGACAGATTAACTGGAATTTCAACACAAGAGAAACTCACAGTAAAATCAAGAGAACTTTGACATGAATAAACTGCAGGACAAGCTCCTCCTTTTTTAACCTCATGCAAAGAGATACAGTTTTTTATCCTCAAAAATAAGTATCAGTACATAGATTTTAAGGAGAGCACTGCCAAATATCCCTATATTATTTTACTACTTCCTCATAACACatctagaaaagaaaagcaaagatatTCTGAATATGTTTCAAATGTTGTTTGATCTATACCCCgaactgtgtttttcttttagtagtTCACTATTCGTTCAATTATGTTCTAAAATATTCTTTGGTTGTTGAATTGGGGCATTGGTAGCTATTCTCAGCAGTGAAAATGTCCAAAAATAGGGAGGTGCAATTCTGACTTTGATTCATTTCTAAGTCATTAATGTTCTTTTCCTCACATTTCCCTACACACCTCACTCCTTTGCTTCTACCTGCAATTATCTATAAGTCATTCCTGCAATTATAATCATAGTAGCAAAATGctaagtaaaaatattttcacaacaGTCTTTACCTCCAGTCATGTCAttcctttcatatttatttttaaaaatttgtgaagtctccaaaaaaaatcaaaaaaaccaacaaaacaacaaccccCAACTCAGTATAAAAAGTACATTAAAAGTTAGATTTTCAAAAGAAGGACTGTAATAAATGAAATTCTTCTCACTGACTTCATTGGGAGATTATTCATACCAGAGCtcagcactttaaaaaattactgctcTACGGCTAGACAGATTGAGTCCCAGTCCTCAGAAGAAGCACTATCATCaaagaagaactgaaaatagaaGCCTGACACAGCTCATTACTGGGAGATGAGAAACACAGAGTATTTGGAAAGCATTGTAgctaatatttatttctgcaaaaccAACAAATGCTATGTATTAAGACCAGGACTGTTACGTTTTATTTCTTAAGATGCACTATGAGTGCTTCAGATCCTGGCAACTGAAGCAACAGACAGGATCaataacaaaagagaaaaactctGCAACATCAAAGTCCCAAGATCAACAGAATCACTTCACTCCCATTGTTGAAAGTGTCTGATATTTTGTATATCTAATTAGGTTCTAACATATTTTTACTGTGGCACTATAAAATTACTCATTTGTCTAAATCCCTTGTAGGATAAAGAAGCATGTCAACTACTTAATTGATATTTCAtgataaaaaatattgaaaaaaatcttcaatgAAGGATTTaaacatttagaaatacatcTATGATGCTTAACTACCATGAATAGATATgaccagaaaaacagaagccacttttttttaataagtgaAGTTTCAACAGTCAACACTGAAGAACTTCAAGAGAATCAGAATTTAGGCTAGAAATTACTAAAATATGTCTGAAAGACAAGGTGTAGTTCAAGTGGCATTCACATATTTCATTTCAATATTTCAAACAATCTAAAAATTCTCTAACTATATAAGCATAtaactaaatatatatatatatattgcttATATgcataaacatatatatatatgcatacgAACAATGAAAACTTGATTGGTTCAAACCAATATACTTTCCAATGTTTATCATAATGTAGCCTTTCACAATTTGGGGACTTCATTCCAAATGTAAATGCCAACAATTGTCTACTCCTAAAAATCATACAAAACAAACCTACTTTCCCACACAGTTGTCTCTAATGCACCTGCACTACGTGACTAGACATTAGTTTTGCCATTCCAGTGTTGCATTCAGTGAATGAGTTAGTATCCAAAATTTTTTCTATCTCCATGTCTAGCAGGATCTCTTTAAGATGACATCCAAACTATAAATTCACTGTAACATTGTTAATTTTCTACTGCCTTTTTCATGGTATTGTCCCAATAACAAAAGAATACTTCAGCTCCCCTGCTGAACCTATATCAGAACATCATCCATTCATACTATTTTATAACTAAGGAACTAAAAAACAGAGTTTTGATACTTGAATTATAAAATCATTCTAACagctgatcttttttttctgactacTTAAACATTAGAGTGTACACTAAAAGCACAGTTTAGTTATGGTTATGAGAGCTCTGAGCTTTTGAAATTTCAGCCTTAGATAATAATAACTATGATCAGCCAAGAAACTTTTATATTAGATGATTGATCTTAAAACACATAGGTGCCAAAGCAAAGACAAGAACGGAATTTACTTTTAGggacattaaaaaattaaccctTTTTCCCTACCATTCACTGCATGCCTTCTAACTTTgcatcaaacagaaaaacatagGGTATGTTTTTCCTGGGTACAAACTTCATGCATTCTCAGAACATCATTCATCTTGCACAGCTAAGGAGGCTGGGGCTTTGTGGAAGAGCACAGCATGTGACTGTGCTGTTAAATACCGGGGTATAACGCACTGGATGCTCAAATCAGTGTGGCACAGATAACATTTTGAGTATTTGGCATTGCACTTTAGCATACTTCTCACACAGAAATATGAGCCACTGAACTCTATAAAAAAGCCTAGAATAACACAACAGCGATTTCCAAACACAGCTTGCCTTGCTTCCCAACAGAAGCCACATTCTGCTACGTGAAGATGATGGCAATGACAATGGTAGGAGCAGCAGCGGtcactgctggctctgcactGGGCCTCGCACGCG
This window of the Corvus cornix cornix isolate S_Up_H32 chromosome 4, ASM73873v5, whole genome shotgun sequence genome carries:
- the ASB5 gene encoding ankyrin repeat and SOCS box protein 5 isoform X3, coding for MSRIYNCSWLEVPWGDGDLGSWADRSPLHEAASQGRLLSLKTLLSQGYNVDTLTIDQVTPLHEACLGDHVGCARILLEAGANVNATTIDGVTPLFNACSRGSAACAELLLQYGAKAQWESCLPSPTHEAASRGHSECLEVLLSWGIDVDQDLPHLGTPLYVACVSQQIHCIRKLLYAGANVQKGKHLQTPLHAAAQHSSTEIVNLLLEFGADINAKNSDFERPVDLAAPSSLVERLLLFHEATPSSLCQLCRLCIRNYIGRARLHLVPQLQLPTILKNFLQYR
- the ASB5 gene encoding ankyrin repeat and SOCS box protein 5 isoform X2, whose amino-acid sequence is MTTNTAAQRSQNLPKRRLESVGECPAKRKSSWGILTSQGSWADRSPLHEAASQGRLLSLKTLLSQGYNVDTLTIDQVTPLHEACLGDHVGCARILLEAGANVNATTIDGVTPLFNACSRGSAACAELLLQYGAKAQWESCLPSPTHEAASRGHSECLEVLLSWGIDVDQDLPHLGTPLYVACVSQQIHCIRKLLYAGANVQKGKHLQTPLHAAAQHSSTEIVNLLLEFGADINAKNSDFERPVDLAAPSSLVERLLLFHEATPSSLCQLCRLCIRNYIGRARLHLVPQLQLPTILKNFLQYR
- the ASB5 gene encoding ankyrin repeat and SOCS box protein 5 isoform X1; protein product: MTVIEESRPFAQQLSNVYFTILSLFCFKLFVKISLAILSHFYIVKGNRKEAARIAAEFYGVPQGQGSWADRSPLHEAASQGRLLSLKTLLSQGYNVDTLTIDQVTPLHEACLGDHVGCARILLEAGANVNATTIDGVTPLFNACSRGSAACAELLLQYGAKAQWESCLPSPTHEAASRGHSECLEVLLSWGIDVDQDLPHLGTPLYVACVSQQIHCIRKLLYAGANVQKGKHLQTPLHAAAQHSSTEIVNLLLEFGADINAKNSDFERPVDLAAPSSLVERLLLFHEATPSSLCQLCRLCIRNYIGRARLHLVPQLQLPTILKNFLQYR